From Caulobacter segnis, a single genomic window includes:
- the iolE gene encoding myo-inosose-2 dehydratase, whose amino-acid sequence MTIRFGVSPIAWINDDMPELGGDTPLESVLADCQAIGFSGVELGGVFPRDPAVLKPLLDRYGLSLVGGWYSGNLLVHSADDEIAALQPHLALLKAMGCSVFIHAETSNAIHGDRSKTLSATPRLDAEGWKEFGARLTKVADYIASQGLKFAYHHHLGTVVERPEDLEAFLANTGPSVGLTVDTGHAALGGLDPVQVIRSYPHRVAHVHCKDIRSEVFHKVVSRGGGSFLEGVLAGMFTVPGDGYLDYAAVMQALAEINYSGWIIVEAEQDPAIANPRQYGEMGLATLKKEAAAAGLRAA is encoded by the coding sequence ATGACCATCCGTTTCGGCGTGAGCCCCATCGCCTGGATCAATGACGACATGCCCGAGCTGGGCGGCGACACCCCGCTGGAAAGCGTGCTGGCCGACTGCCAGGCCATCGGCTTCTCCGGCGTCGAGCTGGGCGGCGTCTTCCCGCGCGACCCGGCGGTGCTGAAGCCGCTGCTGGACCGCTACGGCCTCTCGCTGGTCGGCGGCTGGTACAGCGGCAATCTCTTGGTCCACTCGGCCGACGATGAGATCGCCGCCCTGCAACCGCATCTGGCCTTGCTGAAGGCGATGGGCTGTTCGGTGTTCATCCACGCCGAGACCAGCAACGCCATCCACGGTGACCGCTCCAAGACGCTGTCGGCGACCCCGCGCCTCGACGCCGAGGGCTGGAAGGAATTCGGCGCGCGCCTGACCAAGGTGGCCGACTACATCGCCAGCCAGGGCCTGAAGTTCGCCTATCACCATCACCTGGGCACCGTGGTCGAGCGGCCTGAGGACCTGGAGGCCTTTCTGGCCAACACGGGACCCTCGGTCGGCCTGACCGTCGACACCGGCCATGCGGCCCTGGGCGGCCTGGACCCGGTGCAGGTGATCCGCAGCTATCCGCACCGCGTCGCCCACGTGCACTGCAAGGACATCCGCAGCGAGGTCTTTCACAAGGTGGTCTCGCGCGGCGGCGGCAGCTTCCTGGAAGGCGTGCTGGCCGGCATGTTCACCGTGCCCGGCGACGGTTATCTGGACTACGCGGCGGTCATGCAGGCGCTGGCCGAGATCAATTACTCGGGCTGGATCATCGTCGAGGCCGAACAGGACCCCGCC